From Pseudomonas sp. StFLB209, a single genomic window includes:
- a CDS encoding TonB-dependent receptor: MPALPRRRSLLASSISRSTLCLNLGMGLALGVPALLPQMAVAQTQQQSYDIPAGDLGSALTRFAGLAGVSLSVEPGLVQGRQSTGLSGSYSVEDGFARLLQGSGLQLQSVGNSSYTLVPAPQASGAGTLELGSTAIVSTSILSFNGDGERYAGNQVARRGSLGLLGSRDFMDTPLSSTTYTSETAKNLQARTLSDLVASDPSVRATNPAGGRFEQFTIRGFSLFNTDVSYNGLYGVLPTYSIDMEMADRVDVFKGTNQLLNGISPRGSIGGGVNVVAKRATDKPITEFTGSVASDSQVGGAVDLGRRFGDNNEYGIRFNSVKQSGDTEWDHQHVDRELSVLGLDFRGERLRVSADIGRTERDTDAPQERIQVGANARVPSAGAIDKNYAQAWSWASTNDTFGDLNAEYDISDSFMVYGAVGARESNHEFMRHAVSVSNNAGDFTVSPRFFTRDESVRTATVGARKWLQTGPVSHELNISATHFYMDFTNGGARYATAAGNIYNPVQRALPNTPTRLDSKDYTENRFDSIGLADTLGFFDDRLLVTLGGRFQRVQVEDWSDGVRGETAYDEKKFSPSGGVVYKVTDQWSLYANYMEGLSLGKIAPSTSINENQIFAPFISRQVEIGSKYDLGSLAFTASVFRVKQPAYETNATTRVFGPSGKRENTGLELNVFGEPLQGVRLLGGVMYIHSELTDTVNGVYDGNRAPATPKYNVNLGAEWDVPGVQGVTLTARGIHSSSQYLDQANSKSIDSWQRVDLGARYAFKVNSTDVTLRANVENVLDKAYWASAGASDDSEPGLTLSTPRTYLLSATVGF, encoded by the coding sequence GTACCCGCGCTGCTGCCGCAAATGGCCGTTGCGCAGACCCAGCAGCAAAGCTATGACATCCCGGCCGGCGATCTCGGCTCGGCGCTGACCCGTTTCGCCGGGCTGGCCGGGGTCAGCCTGTCGGTAGAGCCAGGACTGGTCCAGGGTCGGCAAAGCACCGGCCTGTCTGGCAGCTACAGTGTCGAAGACGGCTTTGCCCGGCTGCTGCAAGGCAGCGGCCTGCAACTGCAAAGCGTGGGCAACAGCAGCTACACCCTGGTTCCGGCCCCTCAGGCGTCCGGCGCAGGCACGCTGGAACTGGGCAGCACCGCGATCGTCAGCACCAGTATTCTGTCGTTCAACGGTGACGGTGAGCGCTACGCCGGTAATCAGGTGGCGCGGCGCGGTTCGCTGGGCCTGCTCGGCTCGCGGGACTTCATGGACACGCCGCTGAGCAGTACCACCTATACCAGCGAAACCGCCAAGAACCTGCAGGCCCGGACCCTCAGTGATCTGGTGGCCAGTGACCCGTCGGTGCGCGCCACCAACCCGGCCGGCGGGCGCTTCGAGCAGTTCACCATTCGTGGCTTCAGCCTGTTCAACACCGATGTGTCGTACAACGGCCTGTACGGCGTGTTGCCGACCTACTCCATCGACATGGAAATGGCCGACCGGGTTGACGTGTTCAAAGGCACCAACCAATTGCTCAACGGCATTTCGCCACGCGGCAGCATCGGCGGCGGCGTCAACGTGGTCGCCAAGCGCGCCACCGATAAACCCATTACCGAGTTCACCGGCAGCGTCGCCTCCGACAGCCAGGTTGGCGGTGCCGTGGATCTGGGCCGGCGTTTTGGTGACAACAATGAATACGGCATCCGCTTCAACAGCGTGAAGCAGTCCGGTGATACTGAGTGGGATCACCAGCACGTTGACCGCGAACTGTCGGTGCTGGGTCTGGATTTCCGTGGCGAGCGACTGCGCGTCTCGGCGGATATCGGCCGCACCGAACGCGATACCGATGCGCCACAGGAGCGTATCCAGGTCGGCGCCAACGCCCGGGTCCCCAGTGCCGGCGCCATCGACAAGAACTACGCCCAGGCCTGGAGCTGGGCCAGTACCAACGACACCTTCGGCGATCTGAACGCCGAATACGACATCAGCGACTCGTTCATGGTCTACGGCGCGGTCGGCGCCCGCGAGAGCAACCACGAGTTCATGCGTCATGCAGTGTCGGTCAGCAACAACGCCGGCGACTTCACTGTCTCGCCACGCTTCTTCACCCGTGACGAGAGCGTACGCACCGCCACCGTGGGGGCGCGCAAATGGCTGCAGACCGGCCCGGTCAGCCACGAGCTGAACATCTCGGCCACGCACTTTTACATGGACTTCACCAACGGCGGCGCGCGTTATGCCACCGCAGCGGGCAATATCTACAACCCGGTGCAACGCGCTCTGCCGAACACCCCGACCCGCCTGGACTCAAAGGACTACACCGAGAACCGCTTCGACAGTATCGGCCTGGCCGACACCCTGGGGTTCTTTGATGACCGTCTGCTGGTCACCCTGGGTGGACGCTTCCAGCGGGTGCAGGTCGAAGACTGGAGCGATGGTGTGCGTGGCGAGACGGCCTACGACGAGAAGAAGTTCTCGCCCTCCGGCGGCGTGGTGTACAAGGTCACCGATCAGTGGTCGCTGTACGCCAACTACATGGAAGGCCTGAGCCTGGGCAAAATCGCCCCGTCGACCTCGATCAACGAAAACCAGATCTTCGCGCCGTTCATCAGCCGTCAGGTCGAAATCGGCAGCAAATACGACCTGGGTTCGCTGGCCTTCACCGCCAGCGTGTTCCGGGTCAAGCAGCCGGCCTACGAGACCAACGCCACCACACGGGTATTCGGCCCCAGCGGCAAGCGTGAAAACACCGGCCTGGAGTTAAACGTGTTCGGTGAACCGCTGCAAGGCGTGCGCCTGCTGGGCGGGGTGATGTACATCCACAGCGAACTGACCGACACGGTCAATGGTGTCTATGACGGCAACCGCGCACCGGCCACGCCCAAGTACAACGTCAATCTCGGCGCCGAATGGGATGTGCCAGGCGTACAGGGCGTGACCCTGACCGCCCGCGGCATCCACTCCAGCTCGCAATATCTGGACCAGGCCAACAGCAAGTCCATCGATAGCTGGCAACGGGTGGACCTCGGCGCGCGCTACGCCTTCAAGGTCAACAGCACCGACGTCACCCTGCGCGCCAATGTCGAGAACGTTCTGGACAAAGCCTACTGGGCCTCGGCCGGTGCCTCCGACGACAGCGAACCAGGCCTGACCCTGTCGACCCCGCGTACCTACCTGCTGTCGGCCACTGTCGGGTTCTGA